The following are encoded together in the Coffea arabica cultivar ET-39 chromosome 1c, Coffea Arabica ET-39 HiFi, whole genome shotgun sequence genome:
- the LOC140004859 gene encoding uncharacterized protein: MVMWWLSSQPKGQRQVVVSILPSFICWHIWKARNKAVWEGISLSSGDICHGIIQDVVLAVSSEVNRWNLLPFFDQFFDRLSEPPMPLQCKIVRWRAAGTRIATLNTDGCSKGNPRASGGGGVLRDSEGRFLIGYSVCLGVSTSLLAEVLALLAGLRFCHQRGFTQVRVQSDSLVLVGILQCWFQCSWQIRREVFHIWQLAEDSGHFSHCFRETNTVADILANEGLLHPLVQMKIYNHPCMLPQLARGALRLDRSGFPSLQLLKRTPA, translated from the coding sequence ATGGTGATGTGGTGGTTATCCAGCCAGCCGAAGGGTCAAAGACAGGTGGTGGTCTCAATTCTTCCATCCTTTATCTGTTGGCATATTTGGAAGGCAAGAAATAAAGCGGTCTGGGAGGGGATTAGCTTGTCATCAGGAGACATCTGTCATGGCATTATCCAGGATGTTGTGTTGGCAGTCTCCAGCGAGGTAAACAGGTGGAATCTCCTCCCGTTTTTTGACCAGTTTTTTGATAGGCTCTCCGAACCCCCAATGCCGCTTCAATGCAAAATTGTTCGGTGGCGGGCAGCAGGCACGAGGATAGCGACACTTAATACAGACGGATGTTCTAAGGGTAACCCAAGAGCAAGTGGCGGGGGTGGTGTTCTCCGGGATTCAGAGGGTCGCTTTTTGATAGGATATTCAGTTTGCCTGGGGGTTAGTACGAGTTTACTTGCGGAGGTATTAGCCCTGCTAGCGGGTCTTCGTTTTTGCCATCAGAGAGGTTTCACACAGGTTCGAGTACAATCCGACTCGTTGGTGTTGGTAGGTATATTGCAATGCTGGTTTCAGTGTTCGTGGCAGATTCGAAGAGAGGTATTCCACATATGGCAGCTAGCGGAGGATTCAGGGCATTTCTCTCATTGCTTTCGTGAGACAAATACGGTGGCGGACATCCTCGCCAATGAAGGACTCTTGCACCCTCTTGTCCAGATGAAGATTTATAACCATCCCTGTATGCTCCCTCAGCTCGCAAGAGGGGCACTCAGGTTGGATAGATCAGGTTTTCCGTCTCTCCAGCTACTTAAAAGGACGCCTGCATGA